The following DNA comes from Kluyveromyces lactis strain NRRL Y-1140 chromosome E complete sequence.
AAGTGAGGATCATGTGCAGTATTTTGTATACCAAACTTTAAGGGCGCTTAAAGTGCTGCATGGAAGTAATGTGATCCATCGAGATTTAAAACCAAGTAATTTGTTGTTAAACAGCAACTGCGATTTGAAAATCTGTGATTTTGGTTTGGCAAGAATTGTATCTGAAAGAGCAACAGATGGCGATGCCCATGTTGACGCTGATGACACGGATGATAACTCCCCTTCATCGGCGGCTAATGACGGTGACCCGGCAATTTCGGGAATGACAGAGTATGTGGCAACCCGATGGTACCGAGCACCGGAAGTAATGTTAACAGCTGCACAGTACTCCAAGTCCATGGACGTATGGTCATGCGGATGCATTCTTGCCGAGCTCTTGGGGAAACAACCGTTGTTCCCCGGGAAAGATTACAGAGATCAGTTGATCCTGATATTTCAGACTTTAGGGACACCCACGGAACAAGAATTGGTGGAGCTAGTAGAAAATAGACGTGCACGTGAGTACATTCGCTCGTTACCTAAGCATCCCAAGATCAATTGGCGGCGTAGGTTCCCGAATGCATCTGCAGCCGCTCTTGATCTCCTTGACCGGATGCTGCAATTCGATCCGAGGCTACGGATCACTGCCACGGAAGCGCTATCACATCCATACTTGGTCTCGTACCATGACCCGGACGACGAGCCCGAAGGAACTCCGATTCCTTCGtcattctttcaatttgacCAATGGAAGTCGCGGCTAAATACAAAGGATTTGAAGCGGCTGTTATGGAACGAAATCGTGTCATGAGACACACcatccaaaaacaaacgAATGACTAAGTAACCACTAGCGTATTatatcattttcttgtGTAGAGGTCTCCaaaatgaacaaagaacaCCATCAGATAAACATAATGCGGTTTTGTGCTTtggaaaggaaaaaaagaaattgagaCGAAAAGATCCCATTTCGGAGCCGCCGTTCTGCGATTATCTTAAATGCgattttttcttgtttgttttAGGGGCCCCCTCGTTGCAGGGAAGGTCAAaccaagaaaaacaaaTTACACGCACTAGGAAATCTGTGAACGAAAATGCAAAAAATCCATTGATCCGGACTTTAACACGCATGACTCTTTCCTTCACTATGGTATGCTCTTCAGTCATACATTGCCACATGCAGTAATTCTTACGACCCGATACGATTCCTTCCCCTCTCTATCCTTGCAAACTTAGTAAACTGAGTAAGCTGCACCATTAATGTTTCGGGATGTCCGAGCTATTGTGTGATTCGAGTAGCGCACAGCAGTTAGACGcgattttttttttctaacGCGCTGCATTACTTCGCTTAGTATATCCAGccattttttgttgttttggtttttagTTTTCGCTTTGATTAACAACGGTTAAACTCCAGTTAGTAGCAGACAGAAATCAACTTGTGTTCTTGCGTTTTTTTGTCCTATTATTTTAATTTTATAAGACATTATGGTGAACAATTAATGTACAACTGGCATATGATAAAACTCGGGGTGCAAACGTGACACATACGTACACCCCCAAATCGGCGGGGAAAGTCACTGGGTAAGCCAATGTATGAAAAAAACAGGCGAgtatttttgttttttgttCTGTATTTTTAGCTTAATTTCGAGCGCTCTTATTCTACGTGTATTTCTGCGTTTTTTGAGTCTCCAGAGTTATGTCGTCGTACAAAATTCGTGCgttttttcatttttcgTTTTACAGAACTGAAATCATCCGCATTAAAACCAATGAAAAGCGATTTTTCAACGAGATTTTCTATATAAGCCAGAGAGATTTGGTTCAATATCGATATATaggaaaaattgaaattatgCCACCCCTATGTATTACATGTAAGCTTGAAGAataaatattatatatatacatatacTCCACATTCAATTTATATCAAGGTTCAGacacaattgaaattttctttgatagaCAGAGGGAAGAAAGGTGGATAGGTCATTTTTTGTATCGCTTCTCTGATCTTAATATATATTAGTGtaaaatacaaaaaagaaaaataaattAAGGGAAAATAGCCCATATAACATACCATTAAAGGAATTAAAAATGACAGTTTCCagattgttgaaagatAGAGTTAGATATGCTccatatttgaagaaagttaaGCCAGTAGAAGAGCTGATTCCATTGTTTAAGGATGGTCAATACATTGGTTGGTCTGGTTTCACCGGTGTCGGTGCTCCAAAAGCTGTTCCAGAAGCTTTGATCAAACATGTTGAGGAAAATAACTTGCAAGGTAAGCTTAGATTCAACCTTTTCGTCGGTGCTTCTGCTGGTCCAGAAGAATGTAAATGGGCCGAACATGATATGATCTTGAGAAGAGCCCCTCATCAAGTCGGTAAGCCAATCGCCAAGGCTATTAACGATGGTAGAATCCAATTTTTCGACAAGCATTTGTCCATGTTTCCACAAGATTTGACCTACGGTTACTATAGCAGGAACAGAACCGATGGTAAGATCTTGGATTACACCATCATTGAAGCAACTGCCATTAAAGAAGATGGGTCTATTGTTCCAGGTCCTTCTGTCGGTGGTTCTCCAGAAtttatttctgtttctgataAAATTATTATCGAAGTTAACACTGCTACTCCATCGTTCGAAGGTCTACACGATATTGATATGCCTGTTAACCCACCATTCAGACAACCATACCCATACACCGCTGTGGACCAAAAGAACGGTCTTGATTCTATCCCAGTGGACCCTGAACGTGTTGTTGCTGTGGTTGAATCTACTCAAAGGGATGTCGTTGGTCCAAACACTCCATCTGATGCTACATCTCAATCCATCGCTCGTCACTTGGTCGAGTTCTTCGAAAATGAAGTGAGACATGGTAGACTACCTGAAAACTTGCATCCATTGCAATCCGGTATCGGTAACATCGCTAACGCCGTGATTGAAGGTTTGACTGACTCCTCCTTCAAGAACTTGACTGTGTGGACTGAAGTCTTGCAAGATTCATTCTTGGATTTGTTCGAAAACGGTGCCTTGGATTACGCCACTGCTACCTCTATCAGATTGACCGAAGCTGGTTTCCAAAAGTTTTTCGATAACTGGGATGATTTCTCAAAGAAGCTATGTTTAAGATCCCAAGTTGTTTCTAACAACCCAGAATTGATCCGTCGTCTAGGTGTTATCGCTATGAACACCCCTGTCGAAGTTGACATTTACGCACACGCTAACTCCACCAACGTCTCTGGTTCTCGTATGTTGAACGGTTTGGGTGGTTCTGCTGATTTCTTGAGAAACGCTAAGTTGTCTATCATGCACGCTCCAGCTGCAAGACCTACAAAGACTGACCCAACTGGTATCTCTACCATTGTCCCAATGGCTTCTCATGTCGATCAAACTGAACACGATTTGGATGTCTTAGTCACCGATCAAGGTTTGGCTGACTTAAGAGGTCTATCTCCAAGAGAAAGAGCAAGAGAAATCATTAAGAACTGTGCTCATCCAGATTACCAACCAATCTTAACTGACTACTTGGACAGATCAGAACATTATGCCAAGTTGCACAAGTGCATGCACGAACCTCACATGTTAAAGAATGCATTCAAATTCCACTTGAACTTGTCTGAAAAGGGTACCATGAAAGTCGATAACTGGGATTAAGCTTGTTTATCTCGCTAGACAGGTATGATAAGATGAAAACTTGTTGGCATGACATTCATTGTCCGCAATAtgtcctttttttttttctctttaaaAGCCATGCTTCAAGAAACTGCTATTTTGATGACCCCCAAAAACTTATTACACAATAACATATAGTTCGTTTCGTCTTGAGTACACATTTTTGCCAACGAAACTGAATTTGACATGATATATTCGAAGAACAAACACCATACAGAAGCCTACATATGTATTTCTATATTATCTACATAGACGAACTATCTTATGGAACGAAGAAATATGATTTTTATGATAATTTTCTGGTTGACCTCCCTTATAAGAATTCATTGGAGTTCATCTTACCACATCTTTTATTAAGCCTATTTACAAAAGTTGGGACTGGTTCCAGTGCAAACCCTTCGAATTGCAAAACATTGGTACCAATTTGACCATCAATACATTGGATGATCATAGTCTTCTCGTCCTCACTTAATTTAAATTCTCCAGGTTTCATTGATATGgtttcattcaaatcaaataattcGGGGAATATAATACGTTTCTTCataacttctttcttcctCTTTGGTAATGATAATTTATAGCAGTACAACGACCCTAAGGCATCATTCTTGGCCAATAACCGTAACTTCCTTTCgtttttccaatttatttgtttcatttcaGTAGTTATTTTGGGAGCAAGTGAAGGTTCATAGTTTGGGTTCGGTTTTGGTTTGAAATCCCTTTCCCTTATCATCTGTTGCAACAATTCACCACTTTTCAATCCCAATTGATCCATAAGTGTTGCAACCTTCTCGGGGACATCCTCGTCAAATTTACCGACGGTGCCAAgcttcaaaatttcttgCACTGACAACGGAGCCGTCtgtttgatgatttctCCATGGTCGAATTTCGTTGGATGTAAACTCTGAATCGTCACACCTGTAAACTCATCTCTGTTCAAAAGTGTATACTGGATCGGGGAGGAGCCTCGGTAACGCGGTAACAAAGATGGGTGGATATTGAAAGCTTTTCCGTCGACCTTTTCAATTAGCTGTTTGGGTATTAACTTACCAAAGCTTACGGCTATCAGTACATTAAACTCAACCGAAGGATTGTCGATTAATCCCAACAAATCAGACCTTGTATCACATTTAATCACCGGTGGTAACCCCAAAGAATCATTTACCGACATAATCGGAACCTCCCGCACTTCAGATAAGTATCTGCCACATGATTTTGGCGATCTGGTGACAACTTGTAGCGAATCAATGTCCTTGGTTCGCAAAAGTGAGTGCAATGCACTAAGTAAATGAGACGAATATTGATCTGAACCAAAGAAAAGCACTTTCAAAGGGTTCCCATTACTAGTAGAATAAAACCTTATGACACATGTGCTTAGTGTCTTGCCATGTTTGAAACCCCACATGACCGTTGTACAGTGGGGATGGCATTTTGCAACAATTAAGCTGAGCTAGACTTATTTCTGTTGGTGAGAGAGAggttttcaattgaaattcaCTTTCTGTTAATCATGTTGGAACATGAGAAGTTGACAACAAAAGGCATGAAGTGAGAGAGACCTCAATTCACTTCCTATATTATTCACTCGGTAGGGAATACACTGTAAATATGaatgacgatgaaaagGCAAGAATTGCTAGAAGAAAGGCCAAGTTTTCCGAACAACGACGTCAAGAGTTGTTAGACGATCCATTGAAGGATAAAAGCTTGCTCAGCCGGTCTACAGCGGATAACGAAACAACAGTTATGATGAGATTGAAGACTAACCAGACCGTAAGAGACCAAATGTTTGTTCAGATTCAAGAGCTAGCTCGTTCTGGGAACTCCGATGATGAAGTGATAGAACATGGATTGCGTAAATTAAGGGAAATCATCGTAAGTATCTACCACAGCGAAAAACGTAATGATGAATTCATGAATTCGGTTAAAAATGTCTACATATATTCTATTGAGTTTTACCTCGGGAGACGCCCAGTGAACTGGACTAAACTCGTAAATATTCTCGAGGCATTCGTACGGAAAGTCTCCGGAGTATTAGAATGTAAAGAACATGGTTCCGCACTTGTGCTATACGAAGCTATCGAACAGCAGCAATACGGTAGAAGTTTACAAATAATACAAGGCCATGAGAAACAGATATGGGACCCGGTACTATGCCGATTGATCGTAAAATCATGCGCTACAGACAACTTCCATCTATGGTTCTACGCATTATCGAAACTAGATGATAAAACATTCCTATACAAGTTCCTCATCACACTCCCCTATCATGAACAGGCAGTTCACACCGTGTTAAACATAATCTCACGCTCTTATCATCAACTGACCTTGGCCCACATCACGGAATTCTGGTTCCAATCGGTACCAATTGCCCATCTTAAAGATGTGATCTCATCACGATGGACTGTCAATGAATTAAACCATGGCAGCATCGTCAAATTCAGGAAATAAACTGGAATTAAAACCCACTGAAAACTCGATGTACATAGCTATACCTCCTCTAGATATATACTCATGCATATAAGATGCCACCGGACAACCATAGTATCATCTATCTAACGGTACCACTATTAAGCAGCCGTTCCATTTCATTGTCTTTGTCAACGAAAATCCTTTTCATGATGAAAATGCGCTTTAAATCACCGAACTAACACAACTTATTACAATGGCACACAGTTaaatcaacaacagaacaCCGTTCGTTTGACTAGTGTAGCAGTTGCAGGTGGTATTGATCAAGTCGGGCACAGTACTGATATTGGTGTTTTTAATCTGGTTTTTTGTAGAGCTGGAAGAGGTTAAAATTTAGTTTCAAGACTAGGtgaattcaaagatggCTGTCGGACCACCagatcaaatctttaaGGACAATTTAACGTTCGATACGTTCAGAGAATTGATTATTGAGAAAGAATCTACTGCAGATGAGGTTGCAGATAAAGTCCTGGAGGCGAAGAAGGCATTACTGCCGATACGGACGTTGATGACTGAATTTGTGGGTATGATAGCGAATTTAGAAAGTATGGGGAACAAGACTTCGCAGGAGAAGTTTCTTGCCATACGAATGAAGTTGATTGAGTTACAGAATAATATACAGAAGTTTTCCAAGGATTTCCAGCAACTTCAGCCCGTGATGAGGACCATGGACAAGTTCAACGAGGAAGTTAATGCGGGGGAGAAGAAgttctttgttcaagagACTTTGGGATACACACAACTCGCCAGTAACGGAAGTGCAGCCGGTATCACTAAGACTAGCAGTGGGAATGATGGCAACACAACTGGTTCTACCGCAAATACAATGGCTATGGCGAAAGGtctgaagaaaaatgcTGCTGGCAAGCCCAATACTGGTACCGGCGTACAATCCGGTCCTGGCCGCAGAAACTCGACCAAAAAAACCGGCCATACGGGACCAGCAACAGCACCAACAACATCCAACTCTGCTGCTTCCGCTGCTGCTGCAGCTGCAAACACTCCAAGTTTGAAACAGATCCCAAATACACAGCCAATGCAATTGATGCCTGGTGTATCACCCATGGCAATGGCAAGTCCACTCAATAACATCTCCCCACAAAGGAAGCTCACTCAACACGTTAATCAAAGTAGAGAAAACAGTCTACATCAAGGGGTAACTCCTTCAGCATCGATGATCACTCCTCAAAATATCTTAAACATGTCAGCATTTGATCTTAACCAAAACCAAACACCACAGTCTTTGGATAATGTCAATAATATGGATCTTACGAACCTCGATTTAGACTCTTTGAACATGGAGTTCCTCAACTGAAGCAGATATATAcaatttgtttgtttttgcATTACCTCGTTTATAAAGCTGTGTTTCAATATAAGTTTATATGGCAATATTACGTAATACTGATCCAGGAAACGGTGATTCTTTATTTCGAGCACCTCATCGTATTCAAGCTAGTTTCTGGTTTATCAAATTGGtatatcaaattgattATAAGCCAGTACCGCGCGCATCGTGCCTGTACCTCTGTTATCCATCTACTATTAATCTTCCTAGCCTTACTTTGAGTCATCTGCACTTAATTTCGttgtgaaaaaaaaatcgaTTCGAAAAGAAGTACTCTTCACATATATATCGCACATACACTCATTTACAGAAGAGAAATGCAATCCATTAGCGTGATTTAAGTTTGTTCTATCATTCTTTTACCACTTATCAAATCTCAAGCTCAACATTGATCTAAAGAAACATGTCTGTGTTGTTGAGACAAGCGTTTGAAAACGCTAAGAAAGAAGGCCGCAATGCCCTTGTCACTTTTATGACTGCTGGATATCCAACCCTAGAGGATACCATTCAAATCATGAAGGGTTTCCAAGACGGTGGTGTTGATGTTATTGAGTTAGGCTTACCATTTTCTGATCCAGTTGCTGATGGTCCAGTGATTCAAATTGCCAATACTGTTGCATTGAAGAACGGTATCGATATGCCAA
Coding sequences within:
- a CDS encoding uncharacterized protein (conserved hypothetical protein): MNDDEKARIARRKAKFSEQRRQELLDDPLKDKSLLSRSTADNETTVMMRLKTNQTVRDQMFVQIQELARSGNSDDEVIEHGLRKLREIIVSIYHSEKRNDEFMNSVKNVYIYSIEFYLGRRPVNWTKLVNILEAFVRKVSGVLECKEHGSALVLYEAIEQQQYGRSLQIIQGHEKQIWDPVLCRLIVKSCATDNFHLWFYALSKLDDKTFLYKFLITLPYHEQAVHTVLNIISRSYHQLTLAHITEFWFQSVPIAHLKDVISSRWTVNELNHGSIVKFRK
- the ACH1 gene encoding acetyl-CoA hydrolase (highly similar to uniprot|P32316 Saccharomyces cerevisiae YBL015W ACH1 Acetyl-coA hydrolase primarily localized to mitochondria required for acetate utilization and for diploid pseudohyphal growth); the protein is MTVSRLLKDRVRYAPYLKKVKPVEELIPLFKDGQYIGWSGFTGVGAPKAVPEALIKHVEENNLQGKLRFNLFVGASAGPEECKWAEHDMILRRAPHQVGKPIAKAINDGRIQFFDKHLSMFPQDLTYGYYSRNRTDGKILDYTIIEATAIKEDGSIVPGPSVGGSPEFISVSDKIIIEVNTATPSFEGLHDIDMPVNPPFRQPYPYTAVDQKNGLDSIPVDPERVVAVVESTQRDVVGPNTPSDATSQSIARHLVEFFENEVRHGRLPENLHPLQSGIGNIANAVIEGLTDSSFKNLTVWTEVLQDSFLDLFENGALDYATATSIRLTEAGFQKFFDNWDDFSKKLCLRSQVVSNNPELIRRLGVIAMNTPVEVDIYAHANSTNVSGSRMLNGLGGSADFLRNAKLSIMHAPAARPTKTDPTGISTIVPMASHVDQTEHDLDVLVTDQGLADLRGLSPRERAREIIKNCAHPDYQPILTDYLDRSEHYAKLHKCMHEPHMLKNAFKFHLNLSEKGTMKVDNWD
- the PGD1 gene encoding Pgd1p (some similarities with uniprot|P40356 Saccharomyces cerevisiae YGL025C PGD1 Subunit of the Mediator global transcriptional cofactor complex which is part of the RNA polymerase II holoenzyme and plays an essential role in basal and activated transcription direct target of the Cyc8p-Tup1p transcriptional corepressor), whose product is MAVGPPDQIFKDNLTFDTFRELIIEKESTADEVADKVLEAKKALLPIRTLMTEFVGMIANLESMGNKTSQEKFLAIRMKLIELQNNIQKFSKDFQQLQPVMRTMDKFNEEVNAGEKKFFVQETLGYTQLASNGSAAGITKTSSGNDGNTTGSTANTMAMAKGLKKNAAGKPNTGTGVQSGPGRRNSTKKTGHTGPATAPTTSNSAASAAAAAANTPSLKQIPNTQPMQLMPGVSPMAMASPLNNISPQRKLTQHVNQSRENSLHQGVTPSASMITPQNILNMSAFDLNQNQTPQSLDNVNNMDLTNLDLDSLNMEFLN
- the FUS3 gene encoding mitogen-activated serine/threonine-protein kinase FUS3 (highly similar to uniprot|P16892 Saccharomyces cerevisiae YBL016W FUS3 Mitogen-activated protein kinase involved in mating pheromone response activated by phosphorylation by Ste7p provides specificity during the mating vs. filamentous growth response by phosphorylating transcriptional and cytoplasmic targets), with the protein product MGKRIVFNISSEFQLQSLLGEGAYGVVCSAKHKPSGEIVAIKKIEPFEKPLFSIRTLREIKILKHFQHENIISIFDVQKPSSFEQFNEVYIIQELMQTDLHRVIVTQELSEDHVQYFVYQTLRALKVLHGSNVIHRDLKPSNLLLNSNCDLKICDFGLARIVSERATDGDAHVDADDTDDNSPSSAANDGDPAISGMTEYVATRWYRAPEVMLTAAQYSKSMDVWSCGCILAELLGKQPLFPGKDYRDQLILIFQTLGTPTEQELVELVENRRAREYIRSLPKHPKINWRRRFPNASAAALDLLDRMLQFDPRLRITATEALSHPYLVSYHDPDDEPEGTPIPSSFFQFDQWKSRLNTKDLKRLLWNEIVS
- the FMT1 gene encoding methionyl-tRNA formyltransferase (similar to uniprot|P32785 Saccharomyces cerevisiae YBL013W FMT1 Methionyl-tRNA formyltransferase); the encoded protein is MWGFKHGKTLSTCVIRFYSTSNGNPLKVLFFGSDQYSSHLLSALHSLLRTKDIDSLQVVTRSPKSCGRYLSEVREVPIMSVNDSLGLPPVIKCDTRSDLLGLIDNPSVEFNVLIAVSFGKLIPKQLIEKVDGKAFNIHPSLLPRYRGSSPIQYTLLNRDEFTGVTIQSLHPTKFDHGEIIKQTAPLSVQEILKLGTVGKFDEDVPEKVATLMDQLGLKSGELLQQMIRERDFKPKPNPNYEPSLAPKITTEMKQINWKNERKLRLLAKNDALGSLYCYKLSLPKRKKEVMKKRIIFPELFDLNETISMKPGEFKLSEDEKTMIIQCIDGQIGTNVLQFEGFALEPVPTFVNRLNKRCGKMNSNEFL